The proteins below come from a single Chitinophaga pinensis DSM 2588 genomic window:
- a CDS encoding M17 family peptidase N-terminal domain-containing protein, with the protein MKTLKTSLTSLLLFVVVAVNAQVKELPAVGTSAVVGKANGIAVEVKVQGPSAQETPLQIACVFEYTEGDITNPPALPAPLNGMLHLDEALHGIITDLRKSGKFTGHAFETLLITPPTGTIKAKQLLLIGLGNRNTFNADVMYTVGTIGMREALRLGVNAYSHASDIKDAGIDSPTAEVAENVIKGAFDAYNTQLHLKEKKMSVFKPVLKLTLLSGPAFYAPSSEAVKHALTAYQQ; encoded by the coding sequence ATGAAAACGTTAAAAACAAGTCTGACCAGTTTATTGCTGTTTGTCGTAGTCGCAGTAAATGCACAGGTAAAAGAGCTCCCTGCAGTGGGTACATCCGCAGTAGTGGGTAAAGCAAATGGCATTGCCGTTGAAGTAAAAGTACAGGGGCCTTCCGCACAGGAAACACCTTTACAGATCGCATGTGTGTTTGAATACACAGAAGGAGATATTACCAATCCACCGGCATTACCCGCACCGCTGAATGGTATGCTGCATCTCGACGAAGCCTTACATGGTATCATTACGGACCTGCGGAAGAGTGGCAAATTCACCGGACATGCATTTGAAACATTACTGATCACGCCTCCTACCGGCACGATCAAAGCGAAACAGCTACTGCTGATAGGTCTGGGTAACAGAAATACCTTCAATGCGGATGTAATGTACACCGTAGGCACTATTGGTATGAGAGAAGCCCTGAGACTGGGTGTAAACGCTTATTCCCATGCAAGTGACATTAAAGATGCAGGTATCGATTCTCCTACCGCCGAAGTAGCAGAGAATGTTATAAAAGGAGCCTTTGATGCTTATAACACACAATTGCACCTGAAAGAGAAAAAGATGTCAGTATTTAAACCAGTGCTGAAATTGACCCTCCTGTCCGGCCCTGCATTTTATGCGCCTTCTTCAGAAGCCGTAAAACATGCGCTGACTGCCTACCAGCAATAG
- a CDS encoding PLP-dependent aminotransferase family protein: protein MISLSSNYPLLAEQQNDFKRIIERHYSTYNQWLNIKPADGTPEDRKTAAAWLSGKGPAISEDRISIVTSGHQAIMVTMIAAALQGNAIAVDEYTYSNFISIARWLNIEVIACPGDEKGMLPAALAAASAKHNIKAVYVMGTISNPTGIVMPVDRRLELIEVARKNGQIIIDDDAYGFLEENPPANFAQLAPDLGWFIYSLSKPFAPDIKVAYIVAPERYKEMITVAIKLTTSNPSTFFTSLVSDVIRNGELADLLRRKRIEGKKRQEQTKAFLSGFEVQGHENGFHCWLTLPAGFTSAELYHELREKGVEVMAGAFFAAPGATGEYIRIAMGAEADMNRVSEGLAIIKQTISR, encoded by the coding sequence ATGATCTCCTTAAGTTCCAACTACCCGTTACTCGCAGAACAGCAGAACGATTTCAAACGCATTATAGAAAGGCATTACAGCACCTACAATCAGTGGCTGAATATTAAACCCGCCGACGGCACACCCGAAGACCGGAAGACGGCTGCTGCCTGGCTATCAGGTAAGGGACCCGCTATCAGTGAAGACCGGATATCCATTGTCACGTCAGGACATCAGGCCATTATGGTGACCATGATCGCTGCCGCCCTTCAGGGTAACGCTATCGCTGTAGACGAGTATACCTATTCAAATTTCATCAGCATTGCCCGCTGGCTGAACATCGAAGTGATTGCCTGTCCTGGTGATGAAAAAGGCATGTTACCTGCTGCATTAGCCGCTGCCAGTGCGAAACATAACATCAAAGCCGTGTATGTGATGGGTACCATCAGCAATCCTACCGGTATTGTGATGCCTGTAGACCGCAGACTTGAACTGATCGAGGTAGCCCGTAAAAACGGACAGATTATTATCGATGATGATGCTTATGGCTTCCTGGAAGAAAACCCGCCTGCCAATTTCGCGCAACTGGCCCCCGACCTCGGCTGGTTTATCTATAGCTTATCCAAACCCTTTGCACCGGATATCAAGGTTGCTTATATCGTAGCACCGGAACGATATAAAGAGATGATTACCGTCGCTATCAAGCTGACCACCAGTAATCCTTCCACCTTCTTTACCTCACTGGTATCTGATGTGATCAGGAACGGAGAACTGGCAGATCTCTTACGCAGAAAACGGATCGAAGGAAAGAAACGCCAGGAACAGACAAAAGCCTTCCTGTCCGGATTCGAAGTACAGGGACACGAAAATGGCTTTCACTGCTGGCTGACATTACCGGCAGGATTTACTTCCGCTGAATTATACCATGAGCTGCGTGAAAAAGGTGTGGAAGTAATGGCAGGCGCCTTCTTTGCAGCGCCAGGAGCTACTGGTGAATATATCAGGATCGCAATGGGCGCAGAAGCAGATATGAACAGGGTATCAGAAGGCCTGGCGATCATTAAACAGACCATCTCCCGATAA
- a CDS encoding helix-turn-helix domain-containing protein, with amino-acid sequence MRHHQENTQLKSRIQIHSFESSDMINTFSDREAFKRENVEILWSKYGSGTVQADGKIMQVEEHQIYCFLPGQLRKFQLEGPVNGYYISFSPDCLYLAYNLKDMMSSFEESILNMQLLNFRADEEMQEELEEIVRKMQRECEGDLWMRSEVLSGLLNVFMIYLSRELGVGAQTQVLSREGDVARKFMTMLKQQFLHCKKVADYADALNVTPNYLNTAVKKVTGFTASYQIHKLIILEAKRRMLYTDSSLKEIAFDLGFDNQAHFSKFFKAKTGMNFTTFKHSMAEMV; translated from the coding sequence ATGAGACATCACCAGGAAAATACACAATTGAAATCCAGGATTCAGATCCATTCATTTGAATCATCAGATATGATTAATACGTTTTCTGACCGGGAGGCGTTTAAACGCGAGAATGTAGAGATCCTCTGGTCGAAATACGGCAGCGGCACTGTACAGGCGGACGGTAAGATCATGCAGGTGGAAGAACACCAGATCTATTGTTTCCTGCCAGGTCAGCTTAGAAAGTTTCAGCTGGAAGGTCCTGTCAATGGCTATTATATTTCTTTTTCACCTGATTGCCTTTACCTGGCTTATAACCTGAAGGACATGATGTCGTCCTTCGAAGAGTCCATATTGAATATGCAGTTGCTTAACTTCAGAGCAGATGAGGAGATGCAGGAGGAACTGGAAGAAATTGTCAGAAAGATGCAAAGGGAGTGTGAAGGTGATCTGTGGATGCGTTCTGAGGTTTTATCAGGACTACTGAACGTGTTTATGATCTATTTGTCCAGGGAATTAGGTGTTGGTGCACAAACACAGGTACTGTCCAGAGAGGGAGATGTGGCGCGGAAGTTTATGACGATGCTGAAACAGCAGTTCTTGCATTGTAAGAAGGTAGCTGATTATGCAGATGCCTTGAATGTAACGCCTAACTATCTGAATACAGCGGTTAAAAAAGTGACGGGTTTTACTGCCAGTTATCAGATACATAAACTGATCATCCTGGAAGCTAAACGCCGGATGTTATATACGGATAGTAGTCTGAAGGAAATTGCTTTTGATCTGGGTTTCGATAATCAGGCGCATTTTAGTAAGTTCTTCAAAGCTAAAACAGGCATGAACTTTACGACCTTCAAACATAGTATGGCCGAAATGGTCTGA
- a CDS encoding RNA polymerase sigma factor — protein sequence MITPELIKEARKGSAAAQRLLFDHLSDRMLMVCRRYVKNQQDAEELLLDGFYKCYAALPGLQYQGEAALFSWLKRIMINECLMFLRRKNTFVIVSEHVAETVALEEDVLNTLSAAEIFNLVIQLPAGYRTVFNLYVIEGMNHGEIAGLLGITEGTSKSQLSKAKSLLQKMLTQQNIEYVKRKSQQ from the coding sequence TTGATTACACCTGAACTTATCAAAGAAGCCAGAAAAGGCAGTGCTGCCGCCCAGCGATTACTGTTTGACCATTTGTCAGACAGGATGCTGATGGTATGTCGCCGTTACGTCAAGAACCAGCAGGATGCAGAAGAATTATTGCTGGATGGGTTTTATAAGTGTTATGCCGCCCTGCCGGGATTGCAATACCAGGGAGAAGCGGCCCTGTTTAGCTGGTTGAAAAGGATCATGATCAATGAATGCCTGATGTTTCTGCGGAGGAAAAACACCTTCGTGATTGTGTCTGAACATGTAGCAGAAACGGTCGCCCTTGAGGAAGATGTACTGAACACGCTTTCAGCGGCAGAGATTTTTAACCTGGTGATACAATTGCCCGCTGGTTACCGGACGGTGTTTAACCTGTATGTCATAGAAGGGATGAATCATGGAGAAATCGCAGGGTTGCTGGGTATAACGGAAGGTACTTCCAAATCCCAGTTAAGTAAGGCGAAATCGTTATTACAAAAAATGCTTACGCAGCAAAATATTGAATATGTTAAGCGAAAATCACAGCAATAG
- a CDS encoding Dps family protein has protein sequence MNTNIGITEANRQQVSNQLAKLLADEYVLYTKTRNAHWNVEGPDFHAMHLFFESQYNQLDEIMDSVAERIRSLGHYAPATLKSFLELTHLTEYSERQNDSLGFIKELLGDHESIIEFIRGNIDAFANTFKDAGTSDFITGLMEEHEKMAWMLRAHYRG, from the coding sequence ATGAATACAAATATTGGCATCACAGAAGCAAACAGACAGCAGGTATCCAACCAGCTGGCCAAATTACTGGCTGATGAATATGTACTGTATACAAAGACACGTAATGCACATTGGAATGTAGAAGGACCGGATTTCCATGCAATGCACCTGTTCTTCGAATCTCAGTACAATCAACTGGATGAGATCATGGACAGCGTAGCTGAAAGAATCCGCTCTCTGGGTCACTATGCACCGGCTACACTGAAAAGCTTCCTGGAACTGACACACCTGACAGAGTACAGCGAAAGACAGAATGATAGCCTGGGCTTCATTAAAGAACTGCTGGGCGATCATGAAAGCATCATCGAATTTATCCGTGGTAATATCGACGCATTTGCCAATACGTTCAAAGACGCAGGTACCAGTGATTTCATCACCGGTCTGATGGAAGAACATGAGAAAATGGCGTGGATGTTAAGAGCCCACTACAGAGGTTAG
- a CDS encoding GAF domain-containing protein → MKQDILDLSGEKALPLQLDAAISFRLFTDYLHKRAGEERTAKAGIYRNALELFDKYQLCSKDIALTEVHKYSELLEQLYVCLSPPLADENEMAWGLSFPFHPLIFYGTETLYQLMSNRVVDHEKYIVSKTPEEFHKSRLQMIYSFILQRLYNFRMSVKTEQYHAGINRETGLLQYFQVHINADFLQVEPIGPLPTPDSGEISLMLAEDEGYDLLQKILPLTAFRFRGFCIVSISDVTVQKAVENIENVRLNRTPDNDESSYLNVIQSLKTIVGNKQIEFDLFPLVKINNEPVYGYKKAGTGILFEVWGERLSPEVFRKQAKGYFSNPNSFFSHDLFGPKEMEVAFLEHFRKLKVRSLALLPVFYNANPVGVLAMHTWGDETFEETTVSLLEPALPAIAQLFEVYIDEFNLEIENIIKEKFTSIQPSVQWKFNEVAWHYLHDRKKGLPETAETIHFNGVYPLYGAVDIRNSTIERNKAIVTDLDTHLDHLMKTLQSLQEDHHSVLQEEMIYKCGKWKEALGVQQLNGNDENRLVTFFKEETTPYLKHMSKQNGNSQILEEYLSVLDKFNNNLYGSKHALEMSMQMINTVVNNYFETEKDQLQTSYPCYFEKFRSDGVEYDIYIGQSFAPEQAFNHFHLKNLRLWQLSSMAAVAQLTASLLPDMPVPLRTTQLIFVHNHTIDISFRADERKFDVEGAYNIRYQMIKKRIDKVHLRNTEERLTQPDKIVLIYFDNKDIEDYLPFIHYLQEKGTLNNDLEELELEDLQGLSGLRALRVGVADL, encoded by the coding sequence ATGAAACAGGACATACTGGACCTCTCCGGTGAGAAAGCATTACCTCTCCAGCTGGACGCCGCCATTTCTTTCAGATTATTCACTGACTATCTCCACAAGCGAGCAGGAGAGGAAAGGACGGCCAAGGCTGGTATCTACAGAAATGCCCTGGAGCTTTTCGATAAATATCAGTTGTGTAGTAAAGATATTGCGCTTACTGAGGTACATAAATACAGTGAATTACTGGAACAGTTGTACGTCTGCCTGTCTCCCCCGCTGGCAGATGAAAATGAAATGGCCTGGGGCCTGAGCTTCCCTTTTCACCCGCTGATATTCTATGGTACCGAAACCCTGTATCAGCTGATGTCCAATAGGGTGGTCGATCATGAAAAGTATATTGTATCCAAGACGCCGGAGGAATTCCATAAGAGCCGTCTGCAGATGATTTATTCCTTCATTTTGCAGCGACTCTATAATTTCCGGATGTCTGTAAAAACGGAGCAATATCACGCTGGTATCAACCGGGAAACCGGACTGTTGCAATACTTCCAGGTGCATATCAATGCGGATTTTCTACAGGTAGAACCGATAGGGCCGCTGCCTACACCTGATTCTGGTGAAATATCACTGATGCTGGCGGAGGACGAAGGGTATGATCTGTTGCAGAAAATTTTGCCGCTTACAGCTTTCCGTTTCAGGGGCTTCTGTATCGTATCAATATCTGATGTGACGGTACAGAAGGCGGTGGAAAATATTGAAAATGTGCGTCTGAACCGTACACCGGATAATGACGAAAGCAGCTACCTGAACGTTATACAATCACTTAAAACCATCGTTGGGAATAAACAGATCGAGTTTGACCTGTTTCCATTGGTAAAGATCAATAATGAGCCCGTTTATGGCTATAAAAAGGCCGGTACGGGGATCCTTTTTGAAGTGTGGGGAGAGCGGCTGTCGCCGGAAGTCTTCCGTAAACAGGCCAAGGGCTATTTCTCCAATCCTAATTCCTTCTTCTCTCACGACCTTTTCGGGCCGAAGGAGATGGAGGTCGCTTTTCTGGAACATTTCCGTAAACTGAAAGTCCGTTCACTCGCCCTGCTACCGGTATTTTATAACGCTAATCCGGTAGGTGTACTGGCGATGCATACCTGGGGAGACGAGACATTTGAAGAAACGACTGTTTCATTACTTGAGCCGGCATTACCAGCTATTGCCCAGTTATTCGAAGTATATATTGACGAGTTTAACCTGGAGATCGAGAATATTATCAAGGAGAAATTTACCTCGATCCAGCCTTCCGTACAATGGAAGTTCAACGAGGTGGCCTGGCACTATCTGCATGACAGGAAGAAAGGGCTGCCGGAGACAGCCGAAACCATCCATTTTAATGGGGTTTATCCCTTATATGGTGCGGTAGATATCCGGAATTCAACCATAGAGCGGAATAAGGCGATCGTCACCGATCTCGATACGCATCTGGATCACCTGATGAAAACATTGCAGTCTTTACAGGAAGATCATCATTCCGTATTACAGGAAGAAATGATCTACAAATGCGGCAAGTGGAAAGAAGCCCTGGGCGTACAGCAACTGAACGGCAATGATGAAAACAGGCTGGTGACCTTTTTCAAGGAAGAAACGACTCCATATCTGAAGCATATGTCAAAACAGAATGGTAACAGTCAAATACTGGAAGAATACCTGAGCGTACTGGATAAATTCAACAATAACCTGTATGGCAGTAAGCATGCGCTGGAAATGTCCATGCAGATGATCAATACCGTCGTGAACAATTATTTTGAAACGGAGAAAGACCAGTTGCAGACTTCCTATCCCTGCTATTTTGAGAAGTTCCGTTCAGATGGGGTTGAATATGATATTTATATCGGACAGTCTTTTGCGCCTGAACAGGCATTTAATCATTTTCACCTGAAGAACCTGCGTCTCTGGCAATTGTCATCTATGGCGGCAGTGGCACAGCTGACAGCTTCTTTATTACCGGATATGCCGGTTCCGCTGCGTACCACACAGCTGATCTTTGTGCATAACCATACTATTGATATCAGTTTCAGGGCGGATGAAAGGAAATTTGATGTGGAGGGCGCCTATAACATCCGGTATCAGATGATCAAAAAACGGATCGATAAGGTACATCTGCGTAATACCGAAGAGCGCTTAACGCAACCGGATAAGATCGTACTGATCTATTTTGACAATAAGGATATTGAAGATTACCTGCCATTTATCCATTATCTGCAGGAGAAGGGGACCCTGAACAATGACCTGGAAGAACTGGAACTGGAAGATCTGCAGGGACTGAGCGGATTAAGAGCATTGAGAGTAGGCGTCGCGGATCTGTAA
- a CDS encoding archaemetzincin has product MVNRYSILLICLLLTACINKNKSHIAIKGVQIKILPLGRVKDIQIKETYEELKDISPTTEVLPAQDMPAFTYYEPRNRNRADSLIRWMSRMAKPGEIYVGITMQDISASKGKHEDFGIMGLGYCPGNACVVSSYRLKNKKNFTKLVVHELGHNMGLPHCPVSTCYMRDARGGDPTDQETGFCKKCSAFLLKRNMRF; this is encoded by the coding sequence ATGGTAAACAGATATAGTATACTGCTGATCTGTCTCTTGTTGACGGCCTGCATCAACAAAAACAAATCACATATCGCTATAAAAGGCGTACAGATCAAAATACTCCCCCTGGGCAGGGTAAAGGATATCCAGATCAAAGAAACGTACGAGGAGCTAAAAGACATCTCGCCAACAACGGAAGTATTGCCAGCCCAGGATATGCCGGCATTCACTTACTATGAACCCCGAAACCGTAACAGGGCCGATTCTCTGATCCGGTGGATGAGTCGCATGGCGAAACCAGGCGAAATATATGTAGGAATTACGATGCAGGATATCAGTGCTTCCAAAGGCAAACATGAGGACTTTGGGATCATGGGACTGGGATATTGTCCGGGTAACGCCTGTGTTGTATCCAGCTACCGGCTGAAAAACAAAAAGAATTTCACCAAACTGGTTGTTCACGAGCTGGGCCACAATATGGGGCTTCCCCATTGTCCGGTCAGCACCTGCTATATGCGGGATGCCAGAGGGGGCGATCCTACGGATCAGGAAACAGGTTTCTGTAAAAAGTGTAGTGCTTTCCTCCTGAAGAGGAATATGCGGTTCTGA
- a CDS encoding alginate export family protein, which translates to MNKKIIALFFLLLYQGIQSLSAQSFKLMRFNEDYYYLRNDTTGNWYNHIKYIPLFNKDHYYLSFGGEARYEYAATVHDNWLKYGDGYNNLILQRYSLHADMHLGPAVRVFAQVNSALENFSKFDPSPVNKDALNVENLFVDVTLKTWRTKQRKLVARAGRQELDYGTGRLISVREGTNVRKYFTGGKLMYNAPRLGVDAFVMMDDEVNPGVFDNHLIHEANLWGAYSYIILPRQGNFDLYYLGIHRDQGKFEEGTQKELRHTVAVRYWKYGGGFIYNLESAYQFGSFGNGPINAWTTAIDIGYTFEHARYKPSINIRNDYISGDKTPGDGKLQTFNPLYPKGGYFGFNPRIGPSNLIDIHPYGTLTFNSKFSMQADAVFNWRYATGDGIYTPSGSFNMAGAGSDERYIGTAYLLSSDYAFSKFVKLSCGLQYFDTGAFIEQQVNPSANSFFINTQLSFKF; encoded by the coding sequence ATGAACAAAAAGATCATAGCACTATTTTTCCTCCTGCTATATCAGGGTATACAGTCATTGTCCGCCCAGAGCTTTAAACTGATGCGGTTTAATGAAGACTACTATTACCTGCGCAATGACACAACAGGTAACTGGTATAATCATATCAAGTATATCCCCCTTTTTAATAAAGATCATTATTACCTGTCGTTTGGTGGAGAAGCCCGTTATGAATATGCAGCCACCGTTCATGACAACTGGCTGAAATACGGCGATGGCTACAATAATCTGATCCTTCAGCGCTACAGCCTCCACGCTGATATGCACCTGGGACCTGCTGTCAGGGTATTCGCACAGGTAAACAGTGCCCTGGAAAACTTCAGCAAATTTGACCCTAGTCCGGTTAATAAAGACGCATTGAATGTGGAAAACCTCTTTGTAGATGTCACCCTTAAAACATGGCGTACAAAGCAGCGTAAACTGGTAGCAAGGGCAGGCAGACAAGAACTTGACTATGGTACCGGCAGACTCATTTCTGTCAGGGAAGGTACCAACGTGCGCAAATACTTTACCGGTGGAAAACTGATGTATAATGCCCCCCGCTTGGGCGTAGACGCCTTTGTTATGATGGACGACGAAGTGAACCCCGGCGTATTCGACAATCACCTGATACATGAAGCAAATCTGTGGGGCGCTTATTCCTATATCATCCTTCCCAGACAGGGCAACTTCGATCTCTATTACCTGGGCATCCACAGAGACCAGGGGAAATTTGAGGAAGGAACACAAAAGGAACTGAGACATACCGTTGCCGTGCGTTACTGGAAATACGGCGGCGGATTTATTTACAACCTGGAGTCCGCCTACCAGTTCGGCTCCTTCGGTAATGGTCCTATCAATGCATGGACCACCGCCATTGACATCGGTTATACATTTGAACACGCACGGTACAAACCGAGTATCAACATCCGTAACGACTACATTTCCGGTGATAAGACACCTGGTGATGGAAAGCTGCAAACATTCAATCCCCTGTACCCTAAAGGCGGTTATTTCGGGTTCAATCCCCGTATCGGACCATCCAACCTGATTGATATCCACCCCTATGGTACTCTGACCTTCAACAGCAAGTTCTCCATGCAGGCAGACGCGGTCTTTAACTGGCGGTATGCAACAGGTGATGGTATCTACACACCCAGCGGCTCCTTCAATATGGCCGGCGCAGGATCAGATGAACGTTATATCGGGACCGCTTACCTGTTAAGCAGCGATTATGCATTCAGCAAATTCGTTAAACTGAGTTGCGGGCTGCAATATTTTGATACAGGCGCCTTTATCGAGCAACAGGTCAACCCTTCTGCGAATTCTTTCTTTATCAATACACAGTTATCATTTAAGTTCTAA
- a CDS encoding AraC family transcriptional regulator, whose product MYIRNLTQQLEIDYVVKDIWPFLLHKHTHFEMLYIMRGRGQHMINGTTYNYEKGDLFILVPQDNHFFVFQERSAICIMKFHEGYFSDFLQDAKFKDLFTALSSPYRKVSAGCKNKQDIMQLMELIIREHRKESAHQQIIIKHALSLIITLTAKDAGEQLSTAKDDKIQSVLNYIHQHIADKHLLSVQKMADTFHISKSYFNQYFKNATGSAYKKYVQEYALKLIASQLVGRNKTLTQLAEEFGYSDESHLNRAFKAHFNLSPSAFKKQQMRRSIVYTG is encoded by the coding sequence ATGTATATCAGGAACCTCACCCAGCAATTGGAGATCGACTATGTGGTCAAGGATATCTGGCCTTTTCTATTGCATAAGCATACACATTTTGAAATGCTGTATATCATGCGGGGGAGAGGACAGCATATGATCAACGGAACGACCTATAACTATGAAAAGGGCGATCTGTTTATACTGGTCCCACAGGATAATCATTTCTTTGTTTTTCAGGAACGCAGCGCTATTTGTATCATGAAATTTCATGAAGGGTATTTCAGCGATTTTCTGCAGGATGCGAAGTTTAAAGATCTGTTTACCGCATTGTCTTCTCCATACCGCAAGGTCTCTGCCGGCTGTAAAAACAAACAGGATATCATGCAGCTGATGGAGCTGATCATACGGGAGCACCGGAAGGAAAGCGCCCATCAGCAGATCATTATAAAACATGCTCTTTCTCTGATCATTACACTGACTGCAAAAGATGCCGGTGAACAATTATCGACTGCCAAAGACGATAAAATACAGTCTGTGCTGAACTACATCCACCAGCATATCGCAGATAAACACCTATTGTCTGTACAAAAGATGGCAGATACTTTTCATATCAGTAAGAGTTACTTTAACCAGTATTTCAAGAATGCTACCGGTAGCGCTTACAAAAAGTATGTACAGGAATATGCCCTTAAACTGATCGCCAGTCAGCTGGTAGGCAGAAATAAGACACTGACCCAGTTAGCCGAGGAATTTGGATATAGTGATGAAAGCCACCTGAACCGTGCATTTAAGGCGCATTTCAACCTTAGTCCTTCTGCCTTTAAGAAACAGCAGATGCGCCGATCTATAGTTTATACAGGATAA
- a CDS encoding response regulator transcription factor, whose amino-acid sequence MSDKSASLAIVDDHLIVLEGLQQLLLNAANISVAGSFTTGTAFLSFLKKHTIDIVLLDISLPDINGIELCLEIKKFSPHTIVLALSNHSERSMVLQMLQQGASGYLLKNISGEELIACIHEALDGQITFSQAVKEIMSRPSVTELKGVPRLTKREKEILQLIAEGQTTPDIAATLHLSPLTVETHRKSLLQKFEVKNVALLIRTAVEQKLL is encoded by the coding sequence ATGTCGGATAAAAGCGCCAGTCTGGCCATAGTGGATGATCACCTGATTGTATTGGAAGGATTGCAGCAATTACTGCTGAATGCAGCGAATATTTCGGTTGCGGGCAGTTTTACAACAGGAACTGCTTTCCTTAGCTTTCTGAAGAAACATACCATAGATATTGTACTGCTGGATATCAGTCTGCCGGATATCAACGGCATTGAACTGTGCCTTGAAATAAAGAAATTTTCTCCTCATACCATCGTCCTGGCATTAAGTAATCACAGTGAACGCAGTATGGTGTTGCAGATGTTACAGCAGGGGGCTTCGGGATATTTACTAAAGAATATTTCCGGAGAAGAACTGATCGCGTGTATCCATGAAGCATTGGATGGACAGATCACTTTCAGTCAGGCCGTAAAAGAAATCATGTCCCGTCCATCTGTTACAGAACTGAAAGGCGTACCCCGGCTGACGAAAAGAGAAAAGGAAATACTGCAGCTGATCGCGGAAGGGCAAACCACACCAGATATAGCAGCTACGCTGCATTTAAGTCCGCTGACAGTGGAAACCCATCGCAAAAGCCTGTTGCAGAAATTTGAAGTCAAGAATGTTGCATTGCTGATCAGGACAGCGGTAGAACAAAAACTGCTGTAG
- a CDS encoding VOC family protein: MHIDHTTIRTDHLADTRDFFVKVFGLTEGPRPAAIARAIPGHWLYWKEAPLVHLIPASFYHDRTGQSPAEAIDHTAFFMEDYEGFRQHLKDLGIHFSPMDLPDIGERRIFLRTPAGILLETVFRTDNDISVPTQE; the protein is encoded by the coding sequence ATGCATATAGATCATACTACGATAAGGACGGATCATCTGGCTGATACCAGGGACTTCTTTGTCAAAGTCTTCGGACTGACAGAAGGCCCCCGCCCTGCGGCTATTGCCAGGGCGATACCCGGCCACTGGCTATACTGGAAAGAAGCGCCGCTGGTACACCTGATACCGGCTTCATTTTATCATGACAGAACCGGACAGTCCCCGGCAGAAGCCATTGACCATACAGCCTTTTTTATGGAGGATTATGAGGGTTTCAGACAGCATCTAAAAGACCTGGGTATCCATTTCTCCCCGATGGATCTGCCGGATATAGGCGAACGGCGGATCTTCCTGCGTACGCCAGCTGGCATACTACTTGAAACAGTTTTCAGAACAGATAATGACATAAGTGTGCCAACACAGGAATAG